Part of the Gigantopelta aegis isolate Gae_Host chromosome 15, Gae_host_genome, whole genome shotgun sequence genome is shown below.
GAGAAGattctggtaaaaaaaaaaaaaaaaaaaaaaagagttggccTGAAAACTTTTCACCATCATTTTACTCTCCATATTAGTTGTTATCAATGCAAAAATATGTAGCGATTTGTTTGAAAACCTACaaagctgtttggtagtaattctaatatgaataaatgttggaATTCAGAATAGAGCATTTTCATTCAATTCAAGCAATAATCAGCCTTCCCCAGTACAAAAATGggacggaaggaaatgttttatttaacaacgcacttaagacatatttacggttatatagcgtcagtcttatggttaaggatcacacagatattgagagaggaaacctgctgtcgccacttcatgggctactcttttcaattagcagcaagggatcttttatatgcaccatcccacagaaaggatagtacataccacggcctttgttgcaccagttgtggagcactggctggaacgagaaatagcccaatgggtctactgacggggatcgatcctaagaccgaccgtgcattaagtcaacgctttaccactgggctacacccgcccctacaaaaatgggagtccaTACACCTATCTTTACAGAATTCAAACAACAACTCGAAGGTTATATTGTAACAAGTTctttattacattaataaacAGAATGCTCTAGAGTGAACAATGAACAATTAAAAGTGATGGAATGTTAATCAACTATACATTACAGCTCCGCTGTATTCTTGTTTTTccctttttaaaatatgtttgatgaGGATGCAATACTGAGATTTTAAGTAGTTATACAACATTGTGTGTCAAATTGGAAATGGCTATTAAATTTCAACACACACAATTAAACCCATACATAGTTCACaatttattttggtttttttgtaagTTATAGGCAATATTTTCTTAACAATCAAGCACAAAGTTCAAAATTTATCGAAAAGTACACAtagtaacttttatttttaacttacgATACAGGGGCccccattaaacaaaacatcacaAGTTTATGTGCAATTATCAGTTATACCAGTCACATGTTTACACACGTTTACCATCTAATTCACACAGAAAATCACATTGTTCAAGaagcattttaaagacaaaattaaGTTGCAAATTTCAAACAATATAGTTGTACCGTTAGCAGTAATAAGGATTGTAGTTTTGTCAcagatttacatttacatacGAAAATATGTTAATAATGCTTCGTGAAATTGAGACCTGGGCCCATGctaataaaacttttagagtccagactcaatctctaatgacgtcacacacacacacaatttgtattgagttgccatgacattactgtctcggACTCTTTGAAGTCTCGAATCTAGACTCTCAAAGTTTTATAAGCCTGATTATCAAAAATCACCTTGATTGTAGTCCAATATGGTACCAAACTAATCATTACAACACATATATAAAGCTAGAAATGTGAAATGTGTTATTCTTTCTTCTCCTTGGGATCATCTTTGTAGTGGAGAAAAACAAGGCTGATGAGGACGACTCCAAACATCATGGAGAAAGCACTAACATAGTACGGGTAGGCTGACGGGATGTACCGCTCGTACTGGGTGTGTTCTAGCGGGCGTACAGACACCTGAAATATAACATGTTAAACACAGGTTTGAGAAagcagtaatattttattggtaGTGATAAGGACATAAGAGacagtaaaaagaaagaaagaagtgttttatttatcgacgcactcaacacattttatttacggttatatggcgtcagacatatggttcaggaccacacagattttgagaggaaacccgctgtcgccactacatgggctactcttccgattggcagcaagggatcttttatttgtgcttcccacaggcaggatagcacaaaccatggcctttgttgaaccagttatggatcactggtcggtgcaagtggtttacacctaaccattgagccttgcggagcactcactcagggtccgaacccagtacctaccagcctgtagaccgatggcctgccacgacgccaccgaggccggtaagagaCAGTAAATAAATGAGGTTAAATAGAGGTTAAAGTAACATTTCTCTTGTAGACATATGGACAAAACGGACACAAGTAGTCAATTAAAACTTAATTAGCATCTGCATTTTACAACTGTGAagcgatctctgaaatttgTCTAGCGAATCGCTCGAGGTTTCAGAATGCAGTAACTTATTAATTGTACTCCAGCGGTCATACAGACACCTGAAATAATTGtcaattgtcacaagctttagcttTACGAAATGGTACAGAGTTTACTATATCCTATTAATAActcataatcgatcttaattttcATCACAACTCATTTGGTTGacattcctgtaaggttgtaatgCGCCAATCGACGACGTCAacgtgttacgtcccacttggcgttctagtgggacctatcactttgatatgtcccaagatatttttaaccacacgggtaataaaatatgttatgacGTGATCACAGAATACACTGATAGGGTGTGTCACTCCGAGACCTGGCCCTatcttttgtaaaatgtttaaagatgAAAAACTCAACACAATTTTGTATCTACAGTTATATGGCACTAGATACAGTAGAGACACAAGCCAATGGTAAACAGTAAAAGGGAGGCAACTCACCTGAGTTGTACTGAACAGGTGCGTATATCCCACTCGGTTGTAGTCGACGCGGAACTGGTAGACGCCATATACGTCGGGCAACTTGAACTTTTTGTAGAACTTCCCccctacaaaaacaaacatcagtCTACACGTCAGGAAACTTGAACGATTTATAGAACTTCCCacctacaaaaacaaacatcagtCTACACGTCAGGAAACTTGAACGATTTATAGAACTTCCCacctacaaaaacaaacatcagtCTACACGTCAGGAAACGAACGATTTATAGAACTTCCCACCTACAAAAACAAACGTCAGTCTACACATCGGACAACTTTCAACTTTCTGTCACTTTTCttagttaaaattatttacttttgtaACAGTTTCAAATTGAACACCTCTCTTATACATTAACTGCTGTGGAAAATGTTGAGAAACTTTTTTTCATGGCATATTTTTTTGCTGTTGCTATTTTCATATTGGCCAGGGTTGGGGGTGTCggcatttctttcctttcctccATGACTGGAGGAAGCAATGATGCACTGATATGGACCACTAACCTTTGTGACTGAGAGTTGTGCGAACGAATGGGTCAATGCGCACAAACTCCAGCTGAACGTCATTTCCTTTGAAGTATTTCCATTCTCCATTGACCAGCTCCTCAATCTCAATGTCATAATACTGAAATACAGAATCAAACAGCATCTTTTTTAAGGCTTTGTTCACACTCAATGTCATAATACTGAAATATAGAATCAAACAGCATATTAGATATTGTTCACACTCAATGTCATAATACTGACATACAGAATCAAACAGCATCTTTTAGGCTCTGTTCAATCTCAAAGTTGTAACACTGAAATATAGAAACAAACAGTGCTATAATATTGAAACATTCTGACCGGTGATctatcttttttattttgtttgccacatgatgttgatcacttaccaggtgttcttaataatgttttgtcactgaagacactgtatattataatagtattaataatatattatcctATAGACTggcagactagtagaaattctggcggctagtaaattttagttagTTCTTGTCTGGCGGGCTAGTGAATTATTTTCaatttctgcacccctgggACATAGTAAAAGTCTGTATTGCAAGACAAAGGGATAAACTTActtaaattttctttcttttttttttcattccaggtatctcaaaattaaatatttactaataaaaagCCATGAATGAGTGAACATTTAACATTTATGTCAGTCTGTAAAGATAGGGAAAATTAGTGCAAGGAAATCATACTTGACATATTTTCTCAGGCCACTGAATGGTGCATTACACCACTGTTGAATTAAGTTATTGGAatgaacataattaaatatatatatatatttagcatagaaattgggaattgtctgtgccactttcttttgggaaaaaaaaggggtcggaattggtgaactgtaaaaaaaagaagaggaaaaatgtagaggggtCCGGACCGCCATTTTAACTTCAGATGTTCCATGCTGCATCGCGACTTCGGCTAAAGCTTACTCGCTCCCTTTGCAACTGAAACCAAATAAGAAATGCAGCCGCATTTAGATTCATAATGATGTCACAACATAATCTGATGTGTAACGTCATCATTTAGgacagttttacgatatcgtagcgctaagatagcttcgaaaatttGGGCCCAGAAATTAACATGACCAATCCCCCCCCACGGAATGTGAGGAAACGCAGTGTTCAATAAGAGGAAAACGGCGGATCCGAgaagaattcccacccctgaaaaGACTTATGTTTGGAAccacagaatgcctggataaatcaCCGagagcagggctcgaacttaacgacagCAATTGCCAATGCTTATATAAATTGCTATATGTTGAGAGCATCACCGACGACACTTTGTGCCATctgtaaagctcctcaacaatggcaaaatgtatacaccttgtgtacattatctgttaatatttaacatttgcacagttaatatgtctacatacatcaaaataaccttttagccaTGTTTAtatgctgcaaatgtcactttaaaaaaatacacatacactcacaagGCTCAAACTTAGAATTTGTCTCTGacaacaatttttaaaagaattgccatgggtgaaattTAGCATCGGTGGGCAGTTTCACCCGTGggaattctttttaaaattgtcttGGGAGACAgattcttaagttcaagcctTGAAAgagtgtttgtatttttcatgtAAGCAGAATTaatcatatatatctatagtatTGTTACTTACGACTTCGTCCATAATGGTGTAAGCGGTTGGTGGTTTTGATTCGCCCACCTTGTGGTGAGTGACGGGCCCCACCCGGAGTACACCCTTGTCTTTGAACACCCAGCGAGCAAGGTTCAGTGCAAGCTCCTGGTTACCAGACTTGTCAAACCTGAAACGTTAACagtaaaacagtttgtattgttgaacgacatcactagaacacactgatttattaagcatcggctatttaatgtcaaacgtggtaatttgacatatagttttagagaggaaacaagctatatttttccattagtagcaaaggatcttttatatgcaccatccaatagacaggatagcacacaccatagccagtcatggtgcactggctggaacaagaaataggccaatacggggatcgatcccaaaccgaccgtacatcaagctttaccactaggctacattaCACCCCAAAAGGTTAAATActttagtatattaatttttaacaataacatCCAGATATgactaacacacacactcagtAATGCATTTGTAATAAAACGATTAACAGTAAATTCCATACTggacaaacatatattttggGTACGGTACATACTGgtgacataattaattaaaacaaaatttgtgaATGATTCCATTTCATTCAGTGGTTTTTGTCCCTGATGTCCTTTTTGGCCCCCAGTACATTCAGGCTTGTCAAATGTTCCAAaatatctcaaataacattGGAAAAGTATTGTCAATGAGTAACAGATGTGAAATTTATAATACCCAACATCCAACAATGTCATTATTCCATTTACACTGAGAAAAACTAGAAACATAAACATGGTGATATAATTTTGGCTAAAATACATATTTCTGTGTGACAGCTGTCATCCTTaggtatataggacagagctatccACACAgttatcccatgaaagaaagctatgaaAGATATTTTTATCTTTCACATGCCATGACATCACTGCATTTAACAACGGAAACGTGACGTTGGTAATGTCATATTAATGCAAGTTGGTGATCCGAGGTCATACGACAACCAATATTTTGTTACTGAAACCTTCATCATAAAAGCGGTCTTGTTAAGTTGTTgtgttaaattgtatttaacacatgaaacaaacatgacaaatatgatagtgtaggttatttatgacaaaatggtcaaataaataaattagtttttcgGCCATACTTGTTCGTGAAATATAagtttaattaccaaatggatgagaaaaaaaagactccatcatatgtggttaTGTGGGACAGAAAAGTACACCCTAAATGGTGGAAATGTTGACCCTGGTTTACATTTTATACCCACACCTGGACcccgttttacaaagcgatctgagcgctaagatcaccgtaagtgcatagctacctagCATAAGGTACTTAAGGTGATCCTGGCCCTACGATTGCAATTTTCCAGGTGGATTCTTATAATCAGTCTATGTGGATGTGTCTATCTCGTATGCAGAAAGTATATAGATGATTGGATGTGTCTAAAGTATACAGATGATTGGATGTGTCTAAAGTATACAGATGATTGGATGTGTCTAAAGTCTATAGATGATTGGATGTGTCTAAAGTATACAGATGATTGGATGTGTCTAAAGTATACAGATGATTGGATGTGTCTAAAGTATACAGATGATTGGATGTGTCTAATTGGATGTGTCTAAAGTATATAGATGATTGGATGTGTCTAAAGTCTATAGATGATTGGATGTGTCTAAAGTCTATAGATGATTGGATGTGTCTAAAGTATACAGATGATTGGATGTGTCTAAAGTATATGCAGAAAGTATATAGAGCTGCTATCAAACAACATACTTCTTTCCACCAATGGCATTCTGCACAGCCGAGTGAAAGAATTCATCACTGAAGAAGTCTATGGAGCCCGAAAAGACAACTCGTGCGTTGTTCCTCGCCTGCAGCGCAGCAATCAACAGCGTGTTCTTACCAACGGCATGTGGAAACTGAAAATAACAACAAGCACACACAGACTTAAAAACTCCACTACACACCACAGAGATGGGCAAAGATCTCAAACAGTGTCAATAGACGTACACAACTAACGATATGTGACTGGGAACAAaagtttatgtttgttttgtttaatgacaccaatagaACCCATCGATTCAATGAACatcattataaaatgtaatgtcTTTTAAATGTAACATCTTTTTTTTGGGTAGTATTTTCCTCCAGAGTTTGGCAATGCATGGTAGACTTAACACAGggccattttcagggcacttttgttttaatgtttaatgtttaataaaaataaaagtaattattgtgcttgctttaataaatgaatagcaAAATATAACAGGGATacgttattaattaataatacattttgtgtgctagaattaattattgaaaaaggcttgtttaatctcagggcagcatggtgctcaTTAAGAAAAGATGGCACTACACTATTGAGGCACGTTGCGGCACCATGCTagaacaagctagggaaaacactattttGTCATTATTCAATAAAAGACTTATTCTTAATTGGTATGCATTATGTATGTATAGCATTATTTTTCCATTGTCAGTTTTCATAAATGTAACTATGCCCACCGAAACA
Proteins encoded:
- the LOC121390134 gene encoding dolichyl-diphosphooligosaccharide--protein glycosyltransferase 48 kDa subunit-like; protein product: MEVMRVSVLFSFILFCSVNAGNKRTLVLVDNWSIRETHSTFFRTLRDLGFELTFKTADDAGLALVKYGEFLYDNLVLFSPSVQDFGGSIDIPAITSFIDGGGNVLVAASSSIGDPLRELATECGVEFDEEKTAVIDHLNYDKDDTGHHTLIVADSAHLLDAPMIVGTKNTSPLLFRGVGMVADRENPLVLSILHASSTAYSHNPNEKIEEFPHAVGKNTLLIAALQARNNARVVFSGSIDFFSDEFFHSAVQNAIGGKKFDKSGNQELALNLARWVFKDKGVLRVGPVTHHKVGESKPPTAYTIMDEVYYDIEIEELVNGEWKYFKGNDVQLEFVRIDPFVRTTLSHKGGKFYKKFKLPDVYGVYQFRVDYNRVGYTHLFSTTQVSVRPLEHTQYERYIPSAYPYYVSAFSMMFGVVLISLVFLHYKDDPKEKKE